The following coding sequences lie in one Rutidosis leptorrhynchoides isolate AG116_Rl617_1_P2 chromosome 6, CSIRO_AGI_Rlap_v1, whole genome shotgun sequence genomic window:
- the LOC139852171 gene encoding probable WRKY transcription factor 21, whose translation MEEVEAANRAAVESCHKIINLLAQPQDEAQYKNLMVQTGDAVVRFKKVVSLLDNGLGHARVKMVKTNSNPIPKSILLDNPNSKIHHHHQPKPLQLLLESHPVHEIGSNLVKNTLSLGNLNHHMQQPSLEFSSNGKSSIQISQHTPHLNSNYHFLQQQQQQQKLKQQAEMMYRRSSSGISLNFDSSTCTPTMSSNRSFMSSLSIEGSVANMDGGSFRLIGSSSSADQATFQHKKRCSVRGDDGSVKCGSSGRCHCSKKRKHRIRRSIKVPAISNKLADIPPDDYSWRKYGQKPIKGSPHPRGYYKCSSMRGCPARKHVERCLEDSTMLIVTYEGEHNHPRLPSQSTNA comes from the exons ATGGAGGAAGTTGAAGCTGCTAATAGAGCTGCTGTTGAAAGTTGTCATAAAATTATTAATCTTTTAGCTCAACCACAAGATGAAGCTCAGTACAAAAACTTAATGGTACAAACAGGGGATGCAGTTGTTAGGTTTAAGAAAGTTGTATCTTTACTTGATAATGGTTTAGGTCATGCTAGGGTTAAAATGGTGAAAACAaattcaaaccctattccaaaaagTATACTTTTAGATAACCCTAATTCTAAAATTCACCACCATCATCAACCAAAACCACTCCAACTTCTTTTAGAATCTCACCCAGTTCATGAAATTGGATCAAATCTTGTTAAGAACACTCTGTCTTTAGGGAACTTGAACCATCATATGCAACAGCCTTCACTTGAATTCAGCTCAAATGGGAAGTCTTCAATTCAAATTTCCCAACATACCCCTCACCTTAACTCTAATTACCATTTCcttcaacaacagcaacaacaacaaaaacttaAACAACAAGCTGAGATGATGTATAGGCGTAGCAGTAGCGGAATCAGCTTGAATTTTGATAGCTCAACTTGTACCCCTACAATGTCATCCAATAGGTCTTTTATGTCTTCATTGAGTATTGAAGGGAGTGTAGCTAATATGGATGGGGGTTCATTTCGATTAATTGGGTCCTCTAGTTCGGCTGATCAAGCTACATTTCAACACAAAAAACGGTGTTCGGTTAGGGGTGATGATGGGAGTGTGAAATGTGGGAGTTCTGGTAGATGCCATTGCTCGAAAAAGAG AAAACATAGGATTCGAAGGTCAATCAAAGTACCTGCTATAAGTAACAAGCTTGCAGATATTCCACCTGATGATTATTCTTGGAGGAAATATGGTCAGAAGCCTATTAAGGGTTCTCCGCATCCGAG GGGTTATTACAAGTGTAGCAGCATGAGAGGTTGCCCAGCAAGAAAACATGTCGAGAGGTGTTTGGAAGATTCAACGATGCTCATAGTCACCTATGAAGGAGAACACAACCACCCCAGGTTACCTTCACAATCTACAAATGCTTGA